The Helianthus annuus cultivar XRQ/B chromosome 16, HanXRQr2.0-SUNRISE, whole genome shotgun sequence genome includes a window with the following:
- the LOC110897975 gene encoding uncharacterized protein LOC110897975 — MEEGKFLGFIITKDGSKVNPEKVEAIQLMPSPASIKEMQCLAGRLAALNRFLANHTTKSYPFISTLRNCVKKSHFQWTPEAEKGFQQMKECLIQLPTLTAPQKDEPLILYLSAAEVAVGAVLMVERDGVQTPIYYISKMLTGPETRYSIMEKLVLALVHASRRLRRYFSGHVITVLTNYHLGQILSKLDVAGHLAKWAIELGGTTSYTSRDQLLRDGASNDDGAGAGLRLVSPDDHELTYAIRLDFKSTYNEAEYEAFLAGLRLALKMGAKNLEAHVDSKLVVEQVNGYYDTKGEAMALYLEQARILINQFQTFKIVHINRSENKHADALSKLAAISFKHLAKEVHIEVLSNQSVPLRQVNIIEVGNPSWMSSIITYLQHGILPEGKAEARKLQHKALNYEMADGILYRKSFMGPLLRCVDKTDAQYLVHKIHEGLCGIHVGPRMVVAKIMNAGYY, encoded by the exons atggaagaaggcaaattcctagGGTTTATTATAACCAAGGATGGTTCCAAGGTTAACCCAGAAAAGGTGGAAGCCATTCAACTCATGCCGTCACCAGCATCCATCAAAGAGATGCAATGTCTTGCTGGTCGATTAGCAGCACTCAACAGATTTCTTGCAAATCACACCACCAAATCATATCCATTCATCAGTACATTGCGCAACTGCGTCAAAAAGAGTCACTTTCAGTGGACCCCAGAAGCAGAAAAAGGTTTTCAACAAATGAAGGAGTGTCTGATTCAATTACCAACCTTAACGGCTCCGCAAAAAGACGAGCCACTGATCCTATATCTCTCTGCAGCAGAAGTAGCAGTCGGCGCAGTACTAATGGTCGAAAGAGACGGGGTTCAAACTCCGATATACTACATCAGCAAAATGCTAACTGGTCCAGAGACGCGCTATTCTATAATGGAGAAACTCGTCCTTGCATTGGTTCACGCATCACGCAGGTTAAGACGATATTTCTCTGGCCACGTCATCACCGTCCTTACTAACTATCATCTTGGACAAATCTTGTCTAAGCTAGATGTTGCAGGACATTTGGCCAAATGGGCTATCGAATTAGGGGGTACAACATCTTATACAAGTCGCGACCAGCTATTAAGGG ATGGCGCCTCAAACGATGATGGAGCAGGTGCAGGCCTTCGACTAGTTAGCCCTGACGATCATGAGCTCACGTACGCAATTCGCCTGGATTTCAAAAGTACCTATAACGAAGCAGAGTACGAAGCGTTCCTCGCAGGTCTCCGCCTGGCACTCAAGATGGGAGCAAAGAACCTCGAAGCGCATGTCGATTCCAAATTAGTAGTAGAACAAGTCAACGGTTATTACGACACTAAAGGCGAAGCCATGGCTCTATATTTGGAACAAGCAAGAATCCTTATCAACCAATTTCAAACCTTCAAGATAGTCCACATCAACAGAAGCGAAAACAAACACGCAGATGCGCTAAGCAAACTGGCTGCTATAAGCTTCAAACACCTCGCGAAGGAAGTACACATCGAGGTATTATCTAACCAATCCGTTCCCTTAAGACAAGTGAACATCATAGAAGTCGGGAATCCATCTTGGATGTCCTCAATCATTACATACTTGCAACATGGGATCCTTCCAGAAGGAAAGGCGGAAGCCAGAAAACTTCAGCACAAGGCATTAAACTACGAAATGGCAGATGGTATCTTGTACCGCAAATCATTCATGGGTCCACTTCTACGCTGCGTAGATAAGACCGATGCACAGTATTTAGTCcacaaaattcatgagggactatGTGGGATCCATGTCGGCCCGCGCATGGTGGTGGCAAAAATCATGAATGCAGGCTACTATTAG